Proteins from a genomic interval of Pseudomonas paeninsulae:
- the glsB gene encoding glutaminase B, giving the protein MQALLNEILDQVRPLIGQGKVADYIPALGDVPGNQLGIAVYSNEGELFSAGAARTAFSVQSISKVFSLVQAIGHSGEDIWQRLGHEPSGQPFNSLVQLEFERGRPRNPFINAGALVICDINQSRFATPVVSMRDFVRRLAGNPEIAVDNRVADSEYQHRARNAAAAYLMQSFGNFHNDVETVLRNYFSYCALRMSCVDLARAFCFLANDGFCLHSGEQILTPRQTKQVNAIMATSGLYDEAGNFAYRVGLPGKSGVGGGIVAVVPGRFSVCVWSPELNAAGNSLVGMAALELLSERIGWSVF; this is encoded by the coding sequence ATGCAAGCGCTGTTGAACGAAATCCTCGATCAAGTCCGCCCGCTGATCGGCCAGGGCAAGGTGGCCGATTACATTCCGGCGCTGGGCGATGTGCCGGGAAACCAGCTGGGCATCGCGGTGTACAGCAACGAGGGCGAGCTGTTCAGTGCCGGCGCTGCGCGTACGGCGTTTTCCGTGCAGAGCATCTCCAAGGTGTTCAGCCTGGTGCAGGCCATCGGTCACTCCGGCGAGGATATTTGGCAGCGTTTGGGCCACGAGCCGTCCGGCCAGCCGTTCAACTCGCTGGTGCAGCTGGAATTCGAGCGCGGCCGGCCGCGCAACCCGTTCATCAACGCCGGTGCGCTGGTGATCTGCGACATCAACCAATCGCGCTTTGCCACGCCGGTGGTGTCGATGCGCGATTTCGTCCGCCGCCTGGCCGGCAACCCCGAGATAGCGGTGGATAACCGGGTCGCCGATTCGGAATACCAGCATCGCGCGCGCAACGCCGCCGCAGCCTACCTGATGCAGTCTTTCGGCAACTTCCATAACGATGTCGAGACGGTGTTGCGCAACTACTTCAGTTACTGCGCCTTGCGCATGAGCTGCGTCGACCTGGCCCGCGCCTTCTGCTTTCTGGCCAACGATGGTTTTTGCCTGCACAGCGGCGAGCAGATCCTCACGCCGCGGCAGACCAAGCAGGTCAACGCCATCATGGCCACCAGCGGCCTGTACGACGAGGCCGGCAACTTCGCCTACCGAGTCGGCCTGCCGGGCAAGAGCGGGGTCGGCGGCGGCATAGTCGCGGTGGTGCCGGGGCGTTTCAGCGTCTGCGTCTGGTCACCGGAACTGAACGCCGCCGGCAACTCCCTGGTCGGCATGGCGGCGCTGGAGCTGCTCAGCGAGCGGATCGGCTGGTCGGTGTTCTAG
- a CDS encoding TAXI family TRAP transporter solute-binding subunit, with amino-acid sequence MRLTKRFSLLAAAAALTASTAAFAAPTFINILTGGTSGVYYPIGVALSQLYSNGIDGAKTSVQATKASVENLNLLQSGRGELALALGDSVADAWNGVEDAGFKNPLKKLRAIAGTYPNYIQIVANKESGIANLADLKGKRISVGAPKSGTELNARAIFAAAGLSYDDMAKVEFLPYAESVELIKNRQLDATLQSSGLGMAAIRDLAATLPINFVAIPADVTTKIGNAAYQPAVIPAGTYDGQDVDIATVAIKNILVSHEDVSEEVAYQMTKLMFDNLERLGNAHSAAKDIKLDGAAKNLPIPLHPGAERFYKEVGAL; translated from the coding sequence ATGCGATTGACCAAGCGTTTCAGCCTGCTCGCTGCTGCCGCGGCCCTGACGGCCAGCACTGCGGCATTTGCCGCACCAACCTTCATCAACATCCTCACCGGCGGCACCAGCGGAGTCTACTACCCGATCGGGGTGGCCCTGTCGCAGCTCTACAGCAACGGTATCGACGGCGCGAAAACCTCGGTACAGGCCACCAAGGCCTCGGTGGAAAACCTCAACCTGCTGCAGAGCGGCCGTGGCGAACTGGCCCTGGCCCTGGGTGACTCGGTCGCCGATGCCTGGAATGGCGTGGAAGATGCCGGCTTCAAAAACCCGCTAAAAAAGCTCCGCGCGATTGCCGGCACCTACCCGAACTACATCCAGATCGTCGCCAACAAGGAGTCCGGCATCGCCAACCTGGCTGACCTCAAAGGCAAGCGCATCTCGGTCGGCGCGCCGAAGTCCGGCACCGAGCTGAATGCTCGGGCGATCTTCGCCGCGGCCGGTCTGAGCTATGACGACATGGCCAAGGTCGAGTTCCTGCCATACGCCGAGTCGGTCGAGCTGATCAAGAATCGTCAGCTGGATGCCACCCTGCAATCCTCGGGACTGGGCATGGCGGCGATCCGCGATTTGGCCGCCACCTTGCCGATCAATTTCGTCGCCATTCCGGCCGACGTGACCACCAAGATCGGCAATGCGGCCTATCAGCCAGCCGTGATTCCAGCCGGCACCTACGACGGTCAGGATGTCGACATCGCGACTGTCGCGATCAAGAACATCCTGGTCAGCCATGAAGACGTGTCCGAGGAAGTGGCCTACCAGATGACCAAGCTGATGTTCGACAACCTCGAGCGTCTGGGCAACGCCCATTCCGCGGCCAAGGACATCAAGCTGGACGGCGCGGCGAAGAACCTGCCGATCCCGCTGCATCCGGGTGCCGAGCGCTTCTACAAGGAAGTCGGCGCGCTGTAA